The window TTTCTATTATGAAAATAGTGTATATAACATTCATATCTTACGCAAAACTGAGAGGAACCGATATGTTTGAATCAGCCGAGCTTGGACACAAGATTGACAGACAGACTTTCGATCGCGACGTTCCCGGGTTGCGCGAGGATCTGTTGAATGCCCAGTATGATCTTTTCCGGAGCGGAAAGTTTTCCGTGCTCATTGTTGTCGGCGGGGTCGATGGGGCAGGCAAGAGCGAGACGGTCAGCGTCCTGAATGAATGGATGGATCCCCGGCACATCCAGACTCACGCCTTCCCTGAACCTTCCGATGAGGAGCGGGAGCGGCCGTACATGTGGCGTTTCTGGCGGGCGCTCCCGCCGAAGGGCAGTACAGGTATTTTTTACGGCGCCTGGCATTCCGCGCCGATAGTCGGAAGAGTGCTGGGTAACTTGAAATCCTCCCAGCTCGATCAGGCGACCGAAGAGATCATCCGGTTTGAGCGGATGCTCAGTGATGAAGGAACGCTGATTCTGAAATTCTGGTTTCATCTTTCCAAAGAACAGCAGAAAAAACGCCTCAAGGAGCTCCAGAAGGATCCTCGTTCGCGCTGGCGGGTTACCGACAGTGACTGGGAGCGTTTCAAAAGTTATGACAAATTCCGGAAAATATCAGAACATTTTCTGAGAAAAACAAGTTCCGCAGAAGCGCCCTGGATGGTTGTGGAAGGGCTTGACCATAATTACCGCAGTCTGACAGTTGGTAAGCGGCTGCTGCAGGCTGTCCGCGAAAGGCTTAACGAAAACTCTCTTTGCTGTTCGTCTGACGGTAAAATACCCCCGATTCCAC is drawn from Syntrophobacterales bacterium and contains these coding sequences:
- the pap gene encoding polyphosphate:AMP phosphotransferase, coding for MFESAELGHKIDRQTFDRDVPGLREDLLNAQYDLFRSGKFSVLIVVGGVDGAGKSETVSVLNEWMDPRHIQTHAFPEPSDEERERPYMWRFWRALPPKGSTGIFYGAWHSAPIVGRVLGNLKSSQLDQATEEIIRFERMLSDEGTLILKFWFHLSKEQQKKRLKELQKDPRSRWRVTDSDWERFKSYDKFRKISEHFLRKTSSAEAPWMVVEGLDHNYRSLTVGKRLLQAVRERLNENSLCCSSDGKIPPIPPQIDGKDVLTALPTARAISKGRYEKELESWQGRLNTLTRHPGFRKFSVVLVFEGQDAAGKGGAIRRVMGALDARIYQGIPVAAPTEEERAQPYLWRFWRHIPRLGHFAIFDRSWYGRVLVERVEGFCSESDWARAYSEINDFELQLVRNKAILVKFWLQINKDEQLRRFKEREKTSFKRFKITEEDWRNREKWDLYHTAVCDMVDRTSTEIAPWRIVVADNKYAARIDILKTVVKNIEAVL